One segment of Rhodothermus bifroesti DNA contains the following:
- a CDS encoding TrmH family RNA methyltransferase produces MCMLSHRQRKTLTRLLQRKYREQLGQYLIEGVRALEAALAAGAPLLEVLVTAPARQRPAVAALLERVTVPVTLLTEEELARFSTVENSQGVLAIARLVWHPEEVLFTCQHVVVLDRLQDPGNAGTILRAAAWFGVDAVVAGSGTVDLYQPKVVRAAMGGHWDLRLVRATQLPLLLDRLRAAGFACYGADLEGTPAPAWQPRRPAVLVLGSEAHGLDPELKRRLDASVTVPGTVQRRATESLNVAMAAAVLLYEWLGRR; encoded by the coding sequence ATGTGTATGCTAAGCCACCGGCAACGCAAAACGTTAACGCGTCTTTTGCAGCGCAAGTACCGGGAGCAGCTGGGGCAGTATCTGATTGAGGGTGTGCGTGCCTTGGAAGCTGCGCTGGCTGCGGGAGCCCCATTGCTGGAGGTACTAGTGACTGCACCAGCAAGGCAGCGTCCGGCTGTTGCTGCCTTGCTGGAACGCGTTACCGTGCCGGTAACGCTGCTTACCGAGGAAGAGCTCGCGCGCTTCTCAACGGTTGAAAACAGCCAAGGCGTTTTGGCTATTGCTCGCCTGGTATGGCATCCAGAAGAGGTACTGTTTACTTGCCAGCATGTGGTAGTGCTTGACCGGTTGCAAGATCCAGGAAATGCAGGAACGATCCTTCGGGCAGCGGCTTGGTTTGGCGTAGACGCTGTAGTCGCTGGTTCCGGTACGGTTGATTTATATCAGCCCAAAGTGGTGCGGGCAGCTATGGGAGGGCACTGGGATTTGCGTTTGGTGCGTGCTACCCAACTGCCTCTGCTGCTCGATCGGCTGCGTGCTGCCGGTTTTGCTTGCTATGGTGCTGACCTCGAGGGCACGCCAGCGCCGGCTTGGCAGCCGCGCCGACCCGCTGTGCTGGTGCTGGGCAGTGAAGCCCACGGACTTGATCCAGAGCTTAAAAGGCGACTCGATGCGAGTGTAACAGTGCCTGGTACGGTCCAGCGCCGCGCTACCGAGTCCCTCAACGTCGCTATGGCTGCAGCCGTTTTGCTGTATGAATGGCTGGGCCGCCGGTAA